CGGATAGGTGTCGAGGTGAAGCGGCAAGATGCTCCGCGGCTGACTCCCTCAATGCGCATTGCTCTCGACGACCTGAGGTTGGACCAACTCACGGTTCTCTACCCGGGGAGTACGGTATACGACCTCGCCGACCGGGTGCGTGTCGCGCCGCTGGCCTCGCTGGCCGATGGCGATCCGTCGATACTCCTCCCGCGCGGACGAAGGAGGGGTCGACGTGCTCCGAGGGCAGAGAGCAGTTCGTAGATCGTCTCGTTCAGGGAGCCGGAGAAGAAGCGTACGATCTCTGTCCTTCAGTCCCAACGGTCCCTCGCCCTCGAAAACCTCGCCCTGCCTCACCAACTCGATGTTCTTCAACGACCGTCATCCGCTGGCATCGAGAAGGGTTCCGTCTCCATTGGAGGGGGAAGAGCCGAGGTGGTGAGTCGGGCAGACCCAAGGTCACTCGCGAGATCCGGGATCTTATCCGGCAGCTGTCGCGGGCCTATCCGCTCTGGGGAGCCCCGCGCATCCACGGCGAACTTCTGACGCTCGGGATCGATGTCGGACAGGCGACGGGCTCGAAATACATGGCGCGTCACCGGAAACCTCGTGACCGCGAACTCGACTGCCAGGTGGACGGGGCGGCAGATGATCGAGGCGTTCCCGTGGGACACGGCACCGAAGTACCAGCTCCGGGACCGAGACGGAATCTACGGAACGCCGTTCGTCCCGCGGGTGAAGGGGATGGGAATCGACGAGGTGCCGATCTCGCCCCGATCGCCTTGGCAGAATCCGTATGTGGAGCGGGTGATCGGATCGGTCCGGAGGGAGTGCCTGGATCACGTGATCATCTTCAGTGACAGACAGCTTCGACGCGTGCTCAGGGAGTGCTTCAGCTACTACCACGGTTCCCGAACGCATCTCGGGTTGGAGAAGGATTGCCCGGTGCAGAGAGAGAAGGAGCCACCCCGTGGCGGGCCCGTTCGGAGCAGACCGATGGTGGGTGGCCTGCATCATCGGTACTTCCGTCAGGCTGCATGAAGTCGGCGCTCGCCCTGACCGTCCTTTCTCTTCGGCCCGAGCCGGGGGGGCCGAACGTGGGCCACGCCCCCTCTGGCCATCCCCGCCACCAAGGCGTAGCATCACTGGCAGCGTAACCAAGGGCAGTCTCGAACGCCCGGCAAGCCATCGACAACCGGATGGGGCTTTCAGAAGGGACAGGGCTGACTGGGTCCTGGGAGTGGAGCCTATGCAAGAAGCAACTTGTTGCCCGTTATGCGAATCCGAGCAGATTGAAAGGATCGCCCGGCATCGGTTCACATTTCCGGGTAACAACGTCTGCGAGCATCTCGCGGATGCGACGTACGAACGGCTGTGGATCTTGTTTGACCGGATCTTGAAGAACCGCGAGCCGGTCTTCTTCCGTTCCATGATTTGCAACCAATGCGGATTGATCTTCACCGACCCGCGGTTTTCCGAAGCCGATCTCAGGATCAAGTATGACGCCATCCAGGAGCTCGGTTCGGTGAAGTACCGGACCCGGCTGAATCCGCCGTCGAAACTGGACGCCCGGGCCCGTCGGATCCACCGCCTGGTTAGTCCCCACATCAAGCCGGGGTCCGCCAAGACCAGAGTCCTGGACTATGGAGGCGCGTCGGGCTACAATCTGACTCCGTTTGTACCGAGCTGCGACTGTGGCGTTCTGGACTTCGAACAATGGGACTTGCCACCCGGCATCCGGTACTTGGGGAAGGACACCGCCGACTTGCGGAACGGCGAGATCTTCGACGTGATTCTTCTCTTGCACACCCTCGAGCACGTGGTCCGGCCCAGAGCCCTGATCACGGATCTGAGCAGGGCACTCGCCCCCGATGGGATCCTCTACGTCGAGGTGCCGCTGGAGTGTTTCCGGGAATGGAGGCGCATTGTCGAGCCTCTGACCCATGTGAACTTCTTCTCCGAGGAAAGCCTCTGCAATTGCCTCGAGTCCTGCGGGCTATCGACGCTCCACTTGTCGAGCGCCTACCAGTGGGTCACCCACGGAAAGATGTGGTGCGTCAACATCGTTGGCGGCAAGAACCCGCCCGCCGGCCTGCGGCCTCCGCGGCCCCTCTCAACGAGGACGCAAATGCGGAAGCGAAGCTATTATCGGGCGTTCCTGAACTCCCGAACTCTCCGGAGGGTGTTGCGGAGAACCCTGGGCCTCTGATCTGCGCACAGACGAAGTAGGCGTAAGGTAAAACAATTCGGACGAGGGTCGACCGCGGCGGGGGACGGGAGTTCGGGAGCTCTGCGGGGGCGGTTTTCAGTCGAGAGGTCGGCTGTTC
The Candidatus Eisenbacteria bacterium genome window above contains:
- a CDS encoding class I SAM-dependent methyltransferase; this translates as MQEATCCPLCESEQIERIARHRFTFPGNNVCEHLADATYERLWILFDRILKNREPVFFRSMICNQCGLIFTDPRFSEADLRIKYDAIQELGSVKYRTRLNPPSKLDARARRIHRLVSPHIKPGSAKTRVLDYGGASGYNLTPFVPSCDCGVLDFEQWDLPPGIRYLGKDTADLRNGEIFDVILLLHTLEHVVRPRALITDLSRALAPDGILYVEVPLECFREWRRIVEPLTHVNFFSEESLCNCLESCGLSTLHLSSAYQWVTHGKMWCVNIVGGKNPPAGLRPPRPLSTRTQMRKRSYYRAFLNSRTLRRVLRRTLGL